AATATTGTTTCACAAATTTCAATTGGTTTAAAAAGCAAATGGCAAAGAAAAATATAGTGCTGATCAAACTTGCGAGCAGTGAAGGTACAGGTTCTTTTTTTGTAAAAAAGAAAAACCCGAAAAAATTGACTAAAAAACTTAATTTTAAAAAATACGATCCTAAATTAAGAAAGCACGTACTCTTTGAAGAGAAAAAACTAAGTAGCTAAGTGAGTGACTCTTCTTCGCTTAGAAAATATCAGTAAAACTTTTAAGCAAGGTGAATCAAGCCTAGGAGTATTAGATGATATTACATTCACCCTTGAAGAAGGTGAGATTATAGCTTTAGTCGGCCCATCAGGTTCCGGCAAAAGTACTTTTTTATCTATTGCAGGCCTGCTTGAAAACCCGTCTTCGGGAAAGATATATTTCAATGACCGGGATTGCTCTAAAAGCTCTGATAGATTAAGAACTAAAATTCGTCGGGAAAGCCTCGGTTTTATTTACCAATTCCATCATTTACTTCCTGAATTTACCGCATTGGAAAATGTAATGATACCCGGGATGCTATTAGACAAAAGCGAGAATGAAGTAAAGGAAGAAGCAATTATACTCTTAGACTCTTTAGGGCTTAAGGAGCGATTAAACAGTATGCCTTCCGAGCTTTCAGGCGGAGAACAGCAGAGAGTCGCCATTGCGAGAAGCTTAATTAATAAGCCGCAATTAATACTGGCTGACGAACCTACCGGAAACCTGGATAATGCGAACGCTGAAAAAGTAATTAATATAATCATAAAACAAGCCAGGGAAAGGAAATTATCTGCAATTATCGTTACACATAATGTTGAACTTGCAGGAAAAACTGATAAAGTCATGACTATAAGAGACGGTAAAATTTTTTAATTAAGAGTTAATAGTGACTCAATCAAACAGATTCTATAACCCGCAAAGCGAAGAAAATGAATTAACTTTAAGGCCTAAAAAACTTAATGAGTTCATTGGCCAGCATGATTTAAAGAAAAATTTATCGATTTTCATAAATGCGACTAAAGCCAGAGGTGAAGCTTTGGATCATGTGCTTTTTTATGGCCCTCCCGGACTTGGAAAGACCACATTATCGCAAATAATTGCCAATGAGCTGGAAGTGGGCGTAAAAATGTCATCAGGCCCTGTTCTTACTAAATCCGGGGATTTGGCTGCAATCCTTACCAATTTACAAGAAAATGATGTTTTATTTATTGATGAAATTCACAGGCTTCCCAGCGCAGTTGAAGAAGTTTTATATTCAGCAATGGAAGATTTCTATATTGATATAATAATCGGTGAAGGACCTGCTGCAAGAGCAGTTAAAATATCTTTGCCGAAATTTACTTTAGTTGGAGCAACGACGAGATTAGGACTACTTACCAATCCTTTAAAAGATAGATTCGGAATACCGCTTAAGTTAGATTTCTATAACCGGGAAGAGTTGGTAAAAGTGGTGGAAAGAGGAGCAATCTTATATAATATCAATATTGACATGCAAGCTGCATTTGAACTTGCTAAGCGCTCAAGAGGCACCCCCAGAATTGCTATGAGACTACTGAAAAGAGTTCGGGATTTTGCCGAGCATTTAAAGAGCGCTAAAGTCGGGCTTGAAGAAATTAAAGAAACTTTAAACAGCTTAGATATCGATGAATTCGGTTTAGATAAATTAGATAGGAAGTATATAAACTATATTGCTGAAAATTATAAAGGCGGACCGGTCGGAATTGAAACTATAGCTGCCGGTTTATCGGAAGATAAGGATACATTAGAAGATACCATAGAGCCTTATCTGCTACAGATTGGTTTTTTAGCAAGAACACCTAGAGGAAGAATGTTAACCGAAGCTTGCTTAAAGCATTTAGGTGCTCCCTATCAATCACTTATCCAAAAACAATTAGAGATTTAAAAAATTAAGCAAAATAAAAAAAGGGATACTTAATATCCCTATTTTTTAAAAGCTTGTTTATATATTAATTAATTGCTTTCAACAGGTGTATTGGTATCTCCATGGCTTTGCTCGCTTTGTTGGCCTTCATCAGCAGCAGATTGCGCAGAAGCATGAGATTCGCAGGCAACTGCTTTAGATGCCACGCCTAAAACTAAAGATAAGGTAGCAACTTGTAAAAATGTCATATGATTCTCCGTTTATTAATAACGTTTATATTTATTAACTCCCTCAAGAGTTAAATTAAAGCTATATGTCACCGGAACATTAGAGGACTCAGTGTAGGCGGAAATTAAAAGGTTTTTTTCTTTTTTGTCTACAATATTTTTAAGAGAAGCATCAAATTCATTCAAATTGTTGTTAGGAAAATACATATAACTTTCAAACGGCAAAAAATCAGGGTGCTTAACTTTAAAATGTATACGTGGAGCTTGCTTATCAACAACACCGGGGAATATGGTAAAAAAATTATATTGCCCTAGGTTGTTAGTGATTGCAGTTCCGGTATAGGCAAAGTTTTTATCGATCTGGTTATTTGCCAGAACTATATTGCCTGATGCATCCGCCTGCCAAATTTCAATTACCGCTTCAGCTACCGGTACGCAATTACTATCTAAAATTTTTCCGGTAATATTAATAAATTCACCTTCTGCAAAATCTGGTGAACCTGCCTTTTTTCTTAAATTATTATTTTTAATAACTTTGCCTTCAAATGGAATATCATCCCAAATTGACGGAGTTAACGGGCACTGAGTATTAAACTGTGCATCAAAATTACTATAGGCTTCCTTAGCTATATTTAGCTGTATTAAAAATGCCGCCACAAGTATACAATAATTAACCTTTAGCATATTTCTACCACCTTTTTTACCAATTGTTCAATTCCCCTAGCTACTCTCGATATTCTTTCATTTCTCATATATGCTGGAGTAGATACTATCTTATTTTTTTCATCATATACACATGATTCAGTCGGGCAAACTTCTTGCTCGGCTGAGAATGCAGTAAGCAGATTATTTTCTTCGCCTAAGGTAAGTTTTACTTTATAAGAACCTTTTACTGCTTGAGCTACTACTACGGGGGCAATACATATTGCCCCTATCGGTTTTTTCTCTCTTATGAAATCATTAATTATATTCTTCACTTCAGGTATAGCTTCACCCTTTTCACCTTTTTGCGCAATATCCGCTAAATTTTTAGCCACTCCGTACCCACCCGGAATAATGAGTGCATCAAAATCTTTACTTTTTAATTTATCCAGGGCGCTAATTTCCCCCCTCGCTATTCTTGCAGCTTCAACTAATAAATTTCTACTTTCATTCATCACGCTCCCGTCAAGATGATTAATAACATCATATTGTTTAACGTTTGGAGCAAATATCGCTACCTTTACATTATACTTATCAAGCTCAAGTAAGGTTAGAACGGATTCTCTGATTTCAGAACCGTCCTGATGGCCACATCCGGCTAAAATCACGGCAATTTTTTTCATACATTACCTTTGTTAATATTTAAGAAGATTTTAATAATCATTCTTATACTATATAATTTATGTTTAAAAATGAAAATACCGATTATATAATAAAATGATATAGCAAAATGTTTTTTACACTAATTGCATGAGTCAAAAGCCTGATAACTCCTCGGATGATAAAAAAACCGTCAACAATATGGATTTGGAATCTCTTATTAAATTAATTAATATTGCTTATGACCTTAAAAAGGCTTTTTCAAAAGGAAATGAGGTAGGCTCTCAAGAGATTGCGGTAGATATCAGCTTAATGGCTATGCTATTTGAATATATGGTTCTTAACTTAGACGAAAATAATATAGACCCGGAACTAATAGAATTTCTAGAAAAGATTCTAGGACTTAAGAAGAAAAGAAAAAGGAAAAAAGAGCTTGTTAAGGATGAAGAACAACAGGAAGAAGATTTAGACTTAGAGCCTGAAGAGGCACAAGAAGTAGAGCTATCTAAAGAAGAAAAAGAAAGACGCTACAGGCTTGCAATGTATGAGATATACAAAATATTAAATCCGCATCAGCTAGCCGGGGAAACTTCATTAGAAAACTTTGTAAATAATGTTAAAACCAGAGGAGTGGAGGAAGCTATGAAATATGAGGGGGCGGAACATGTAAAAAACTTTAATAGTAATGAATTAGAAAACCTGGAATCACATAAATTCGGATTCGTGCAAGCATTAGAAGCTCACGGAGCTAAAGGCGGGGGGAGAGGCTTGTAATTTCTTTATTATTAACTCTATCACTTACTTTATTTTCCGGTATTGTAACTTTTATTTCGCTTTCTATTATTAAAGGGGTTTTCTTTTCCGTATGCTCCGAGGCTCCATATTGCCCGATGTTTTTTTGTTTACCGTTAACAATTGCATAATTAACCCAATCTAATCCATGCTGTATAGTATTTAAATTAATACTTGTATACCCTAAGGTTACTATAGCAGTTAAAGTTTCTAATATATCATTCAATATCTTTTGTACTCTTGTTTCAATAAATTTCTCCCTCGTTAAAGGGGCTGCTTCAAGTTGAAACCAAGTAGCGGGAGGGTTATTAGTAAACCCGAATAAGAATTCACTAAACATTTTACCTGCCGTTAGCGAACGGTCACTTTTACCGTCTACTGCTCCGTTTTCTTTACACGCCCCATAGTGGGAAGAAATTCTTTCTCTAGTCAAACCGCTCTTTTCAAGATTGGCATAAAGTTCGCCATTATCATTTATTTTAAAGTGCCCTCCCTTGAACCCTTCTTCCAAACCTGCTGAATTATGCTTCTGGCATGTAATCAGAATATCTAAAATAATATTAGCTTTTTCTAATACTAATGTATTTTCATTTTCAATTTTTTCTAATTCATTTTTGCTTTTATTTAAGCGCCTGGATTCAATTTTTAATCTATGATTATTATTTTTTATTGGGCTCTCATCTGAAATCTTTATGAATGGAGCCACAAAATGAATGCATTTATATAAATGCTCGGAAAGCTCTTCATGAAATTTTAAATTTTCTAAGAATTGAGTTTTTATTTTCTCATCGATCAGTTTATCAGCTTTAACTTTTAGTTGGTTAACTAAATTCTTTATAATGCCTTGTTCTTCTAAACCATTCATAGTGCAACCAAAAAATACTCAATGGCACTACTATATATATAACAGGTTAACAAACAGTTAACTTGTTTGGTTGATTTGAGGCTAAATATAAAATTATTAAGAATTAACCGAAGAGTTTACTAAAGCCGGACTTTTGCTTTAAATTTTTAACTTCACCTTCGTTAACGGGCTTGCCTTCT
The endosymbiont of Acanthamoeba sp. UWC8 DNA segment above includes these coding regions:
- a CDS encoding DUF5394 family protein; amino-acid sequence: MSQKPDNSSDDKKTVNNMDLESLIKLINIAYDLKKAFSKGNEVGSQEIAVDISLMAMLFEYMVLNLDENNIDPELIEFLEKILGLKKKRKRKKELVKDEEQQEEDLDLEPEEAQEVELSKEEKERRYRLAMYEIYKILNPHQLAGETSLENFVNNVKTRGVEEAMKYEGAEHVKNFNSNELENLESHKFGFVQALEAHGAKGGGRGL
- the elbB gene encoding isoprenoid biosynthesis glyoxalase ElbB codes for the protein MKKIAVILAGCGHQDGSEIRESVLTLLELDKYNVKVAIFAPNVKQYDVINHLDGSVMNESRNLLVEAARIARGEISALDKLKSKDFDALIIPGGYGVAKNLADIAQKGEKGEAIPEVKNIINDFIREKKPIGAICIAPVVVAQAVKGSYKVKLTLGEENNLLTAFSAEQEVCPTESCVYDEKNKIVSTPAYMRNERISRVARGIEQLVKKVVEIC
- a CDS encoding ABC transporter ATP-binding protein, which encodes MTLLRLENISKTFKQGESSLGVLDDITFTLEEGEIIALVGPSGSGKSTFLSIAGLLENPSSGKIYFNDRDCSKSSDRLRTKIRRESLGFIYQFHHLLPEFTALENVMIPGMLLDKSENEVKEEAIILLDSLGLKERLNSMPSELSGGEQQRVAIARSLINKPQLILADEPTGNLDNANAEKVINIIIKQARERKLSAIIVTHNVELAGKTDKVMTIRDGKIF
- the ruvB gene encoding Holliday junction branch migration DNA helicase RuvB produces the protein MTQSNRFYNPQSEENELTLRPKKLNEFIGQHDLKKNLSIFINATKARGEALDHVLFYGPPGLGKTTLSQIIANELEVGVKMSSGPVLTKSGDLAAILTNLQENDVLFIDEIHRLPSAVEEVLYSAMEDFYIDIIIGEGPAARAVKISLPKFTLVGATTRLGLLTNPLKDRFGIPLKLDFYNREELVKVVERGAILYNINIDMQAAFELAKRSRGTPRIAMRLLKRVRDFAEHLKSAKVGLEEIKETLNSLDIDEFGLDKLDRKYINYIAENYKGGPVGIETIAAGLSEDKDTLEDTIEPYLLQIGFLARTPRGRMLTEACLKHLGAPYQSLIQKQLEI
- the rpmG gene encoding 50S ribosomal protein L33 translates to MAKKNIVLIKLASSEGTGSFFVKKKNPKKLTKKLNFKKYDPKLRKHVLFEEKKLSS